From the Streptomyces nodosus genome, the window GACGACCTGGGGTGGATCGGCCACGCACACGAGATCACATTGCCGCTTGCCTCCACTGGCCCCCAGATGCCGCACCCGGACCTGACGAGCGCGCCCCTGGTCACGAACCAGGACCTGCCACGCCCCGGCGATGTCGGCCGCTGGCTGCAGGCGAAGGTGTTCACCCACCCCACAGCGATGGACCAAATCATCACGCACCGCCTGCCCGACCTGTTCGAGGACCTCGGCACTTCCGAATCGTGGTTCGTGCGCTACCGGTCGCTGCATGAGACCGATCACCTGCGCATCCGCGTGCCGGCCGGCAGCAACGCCCTGGAGGGAGTGGCAGCGTGGACCGAGCAACTCACCACCGATCGGCTTGCCTCCAACCTTGTCATCGACGGGTACCGGCCCGAAGTCGGCCGATACGGCACGGGCCCCGCGATGGAAGCGGCCGAAGCGCTGTTCGTCGCGGACAGCCTTGTGACCCGCTACGCCCTCACAGACCTGCCTCATCTGGAGCGGGAAGTGCTGTGTGCCCACAGCATGATCGACCTGGCGGAGGGATTCCTCGGTACCCGCGAAGGCAGGACTTGGATCGCCACCGCAGTGCCGCGTGGCGAGGGACGCTCCGAAATCACCCGCCCCGCTGTTCACCAGGTGCGTACCCACCCGCTGCTCACGGCCTCCCCCCGGCTGGCCGCAGCCCTGGCGCAACGCCGGTCGGCCCTGGGCCAGTACCGGGCCCGCGTCGACGATCAGCGTCTTGAGCAGGTCCTTGAATCTCTGCTGCATATGCATCACAACAGGATGGCGGGACCCGACCGTGCCAGCGAGGACGCATCCCGACACGCCGCGCGCCAGGCCTGCCGGTCTCTCACAGCGCGGAGGGACACATGAGGCACGACGACCTCGGCGGCGGCCTCGCAGGGACCGCCCTGTACGAGATGGTGGTGGCTCACACGTGCAGCACCTGGACCGCTGCCCGCGCTGCTGCGCAGGCCGCCACAGCCCAGCCGCTGGCCGGGCATCCCGACGAAGCCGGCCTGTACCGAGGAGTTCCCGCCGTCGCCTACGCCCTACACTTCGCCAAGCGTTCGGCCTCCTGGCGAACACTCGCCGATCTGGATGCTGAGACGACAGCGATCGTCGCCGCCCGCCTCAATGCAGCGCAGCGCCGTATGGACAGCGGGCACGCGCCCCGCATGGCCGAGTACGACCTGATCAGCGGACTGACCGGGCTCGGCGCCTACCTGCTGCGGCGCGAGCGACAGGCCGCGCTCGAGCGCATCCTGCGCTACCTCGTACGGCTGCTCACCGAGCCACTCACCGTAGCCGGTCACCGGGTCCCCGGCTGGTGGACGGCCGACGGACCGCGCGGCCTCCCGGAAGACGGCCTATTCAGCACCGGACACGCCAACTTCGGCATCGCGCACGGCATCACCGGCCCGATCGCTCTCCTTGCCCTGTCCAGCCGTGCCGGTATCACCGTGGACGGCCAGGAGCAAGCGCTCGATGAAGGCATCACCCTCCTCACCACCTGGGCGCAGCCGTCCAACGACGGCAGCATCGGATGGCCCGAGGTCCTCGCGTTGCACGACTTTCTGAACGGGCCGGTCATCGGCAGTGAGCCAGGACGTCCTTCCTGGTGCTACGGCGCACCCGGCATCGGCCGCGCTCTACAACTTGCCGGGCTCGTCCGCCGCAACGGACGAGCCCGTCAGTTCGCCGAACACGTCGTGCTCGGCTCTGTCACCGATCACAGGCGTCTCTCCCAGCTTGAGGACACAACGCTCTGCCACGGCT encodes:
- a CDS encoding lanthionine synthetase C family protein; amino-acid sequence: MRHDDLGGGLAGTALYEMVVAHTCSTWTAARAAAQAATAQPLAGHPDEAGLYRGVPAVAYALHFAKRSASWRTLADLDAETTAIVAARLNAAQRRMDSGHAPRMAEYDLISGLTGLGAYLLRRERQAALERILRYLVRLLTEPLTVAGHRVPGWWTADGPRGLPEDGLFSTGHANFGIAHGITGPIALLALSSRAGITVDGQEQALDEGITLLTTWAQPSNDGSIGWPEVLALHDFLNGPVIGSEPGRPSWCYGAPGIGRALQLAGLVRRNGRARQFAEHVVLGSVTDHRRLSQLEDTTLCHGWAGLLLTCDRIAADAMTPSIATELPVLRSYLDAALARHEIPKNAGLLSGKAGVLLTLHTLGAPRPADLGWETCLLLN